A stretch of bacterium DNA encodes these proteins:
- a CDS encoding putative toxin-antitoxin system toxin component, PIN family, which produces MRIVLDTNVLISGIFFSGPPYEILDTWRRGRLELVTSPDILAEYTRVALELQLEFPQLDPHPILGLVMIRSHLIQPAPLPEPVCDDPHDDKFLACAIGGGARIVVSGDKALLRCSGFEAIAVLTPRRFVTEHLTR; this is translated from the coding sequence ATGAGGATCGTCCTCGATACGAACGTTCTCATCTCGGGCATCTTCTTCTCCGGGCCTCCATACGAGATTCTGGATACGTGGCGCCGTGGACGGCTCGAGCTGGTCACAAGTCCCGATATCCTAGCGGAGTACACTCGCGTCGCGCTGGAGCTTCAGTTAGAGTTTCCCCAGCTCGATCCCCATCCCATTCTTGGCCTCGTCATGATCCGCTCGCACTTGATCCAGCCAGCCCCGCTTCCCGAGCCGGTCTGCGACGATCCCCACGATGACAAGTTCCTTGCTTGTGCCATCGGCGGGGGCGCTAGAATCGTCGTCAGCGGTGACAAGGCGCTTCTCCGCTGCTCGGGTTTCGAAGCGATCGCTGTTCTCACTCCTCGCCGTTTCGTGACCGAGCATCTCACGAGATAG
- a CDS encoding AbrB/MazE/SpoVT family DNA-binding domain-containing protein: MGLPATTRLSSKGQVVIPEEVRQKLRLLPGVQFLVLGEGDVVILKVISPPSIAEFDGLIAEARSQARRSGLRKGDVAGAVSRARAKK; encoded by the coding sequence ATGGGTTTGCCGGCTACCACGCGCCTGTCGTCCAAGGGGCAGGTCGTCATTCCCGAGGAGGTCCGCCAGAAGCTGCGGCTCCTCCCCGGGGTGCAATTCCTTGTGCTGGGAGAAGGGGATGTGGTGATTCTCAAGGTCATCTCGCCGCCCTCCATCGCCGAGTTCGATGGCCTGATCGCTGAGGCGCGCTCGCAAGCACGACGCTCCGGCCTCCGGAAGGGCGACGTAGCCGGCGCGGTCTCGCGTGCCCGCGCCAAGAAATGA